In the Streptomyces fradiae ATCC 10745 = DSM 40063 genome, one interval contains:
- a CDS encoding AfsR/SARP family transcriptional regulator: MIVTDGPGYRIIVDEEQLDLIRFDRALDEARRSATVDGEAAALESALGLYRGRVLPDSRSPALTSAAAALEDRYLGARERLLELRLEQGRAHDAVGELMPLVAEHPLRESLSALLMVALYRTGRQADALRVYHDLRNLLAEQLGIDPSSAVNYRYQQILRNEPALDTPPGARRDHPAAPQAPAPPPRSLPHDLPDFTGRDAELERLLAHVPPAPAPPGPGAAGAGPAAALPAGPAAAGPGAAPRARSRTTPAAPRAARGAAPDRPDTPPPAGAAPVSGTPAPPAAGPGAGTGAGTGAGTGLGAGAGLGAGAGLGAGAGTGAGAARRAVRILTVDGMAGSGKTALAVHAAHRVADRYPDGQVFLDLHGFSPHREPVEPHDALGTLLRALGVPADALPEDPADRQGLWRGMTADRRLLLLFDNVLSSDQVRPLIPAGPGCLVLVTSRPRLAGLDGAVPLPLPLPSPADGLDLLGRFIGHRRVAAEQEAAAELVALCGRLPLALRIAGSRLANRPHWSLAYLAGRLRHEAPRLDELTVEQRGVRTALHLSYAAVPPRHQELFRLLGAHPGTDFDAAGVAALAGLAPHTAEALLEDLLDARLLLPRSPGRYTFHSLVRALAREAAARQADATREARHRLLDHYLGVAEEAAGLLRPRRERPGRPGTRQVPPGTRPGPPGTVPDPAAPRPRDAADALGWFDAERDNLLAALAHAEEAGHDRHAAALPLALAPYLHARGHIEDELGVLRKAAAAARRLGDPALEAAALTGMAAPYGHLGRVREGLECAREALALTERAGDRVGAAFCLGRIGMFHNALGRYESAIDALHRALVVLSRADAHDEESAVLAALGEAQAALGRHAEALQTSRLVVLHGRRHGDAYGELTGLLGEASAYAGAGQLDMALDRLAEASGLARRTTTPDGHAPILVQYADVYRRQGRHREALQAGHTALQLLRRVRRPALTAAVHNVIGTVHRDRGDYERGEGHHQEARRLAQRAGLRRELALALDGIAHARAHGEDPHEAKEHEPRTDTAPAPAPAPTGCPAR, from the coding sequence ATGATCGTCACCGACGGACCGGGCTACCGGATCATCGTCGACGAGGAACAACTCGACCTCATCCGCTTCGACAGGGCCCTCGACGAGGCCCGCCGCAGCGCCACCGTCGACGGCGAGGCCGCCGCCCTGGAGAGCGCCCTCGGCCTGTACCGGGGCCGGGTCCTCCCCGACAGCCGCAGCCCCGCCCTCACCTCCGCCGCCGCGGCCCTGGAGGACCGCTACCTGGGCGCCCGCGAACGGCTCCTGGAGCTGCGCCTGGAGCAGGGCCGCGCCCACGACGCCGTCGGCGAGCTGATGCCCCTGGTCGCCGAGCACCCGCTGCGCGAGTCGCTGAGCGCCCTGCTGATGGTCGCCCTGTACCGGACGGGCCGGCAGGCCGACGCGCTCCGCGTCTACCACGACCTGCGCAACCTCCTGGCCGAGCAGCTCGGCATCGACCCCAGCAGCGCCGTCAACTACCGCTACCAGCAGATCCTGCGCAACGAGCCGGCCCTCGACACCCCGCCCGGCGCCCGCCGCGACCACCCGGCCGCCCCGCAGGCCCCGGCGCCGCCGCCCCGCTCCCTCCCGCACGACCTGCCCGACTTCACCGGCCGCGACGCCGAACTGGAGCGGCTGCTCGCCCACGTCCCGCCGGCCCCGGCGCCCCCCGGTCCGGGCGCGGCGGGTGCGGGCCCCGCGGCCGCGCTGCCCGCCGGTCCCGCCGCCGCCGGACCGGGCGCCGCGCCCCGCGCCCGCTCGCGCACCACCCCGGCGGCCCCGCGCGCCGCCCGCGGCGCCGCACCCGACCGCCCGGACACCCCGCCCCCCGCCGGCGCCGCCCCGGTCTCCGGCACCCCCGCGCCCCCCGCTGCCGGTCCCGGGGCCGGCACGGGAGCGGGCACGGGCGCGGGCACGGGACTTGGCGCGGGCGCGGGACTTGGCGCGGGCGCGGGACTTGGCGCGGGCGCGGGAACAGGCGCGGGCGCCGCCCGCCGGGCCGTGCGCATCCTCACCGTCGACGGCATGGCCGGCAGCGGCAAGACCGCCCTCGCCGTGCACGCCGCGCACCGGGTCGCCGACCGCTACCCCGACGGCCAGGTCTTCCTCGACCTGCACGGCTTCAGCCCGCACCGCGAACCCGTCGAGCCGCACGACGCCCTGGGCACGCTGCTGCGCGCCCTCGGGGTCCCGGCCGACGCCCTCCCCGAGGACCCGGCCGACCGGCAGGGCTTATGGCGCGGCATGACCGCCGACCGGCGCCTGCTGCTCCTCTTCGACAACGTTCTCTCCTCGGACCAGGTACGCCCGCTGATCCCCGCCGGACCGGGCTGCCTGGTCCTCGTCACGAGCCGCCCCCGCCTCGCCGGGCTGGACGGGGCCGTGCCGCTCCCCCTGCCGCTGCCCTCCCCCGCCGACGGGCTCGACCTGCTGGGCCGGTTCATCGGCCACCGGCGGGTCGCCGCCGAGCAGGAGGCCGCCGCCGAGCTCGTCGCCCTGTGCGGCCGGCTCCCGCTGGCCCTGCGGATCGCCGGCTCCCGGCTCGCCAACCGGCCCCACTGGAGCCTCGCCTACCTCGCCGGGCGCCTGCGCCACGAGGCGCCCCGCCTCGACGAGCTGACGGTCGAGCAGCGCGGCGTCCGCACCGCGCTGCACCTCTCGTACGCGGCCGTGCCGCCCCGCCACCAGGAGCTGTTCCGGCTGCTCGGCGCCCACCCCGGCACGGACTTCGACGCGGCGGGCGTCGCCGCCCTGGCCGGGCTCGCCCCGCACACCGCCGAGGCGCTGCTGGAGGACCTGCTCGACGCGCGGCTCCTCCTCCCGCGCTCCCCCGGCCGCTACACCTTCCACAGCCTGGTGCGCGCCCTGGCCCGCGAGGCCGCCGCCCGGCAGGCGGACGCCACCCGCGAGGCCCGCCACCGGCTCCTCGACCACTACCTGGGGGTGGCCGAGGAGGCCGCCGGCCTGCTGCGGCCCCGCCGCGAACGCCCCGGCCGGCCCGGCACCCGGCAGGTCCCGCCCGGCACCCGCCCCGGCCCGCCGGGCACCGTTCCGGACCCGGCCGCCCCACGGCCGCGGGACGCCGCCGACGCGCTCGGCTGGTTCGACGCCGAGCGGGACAACCTGCTCGCCGCCCTCGCCCACGCCGAGGAGGCCGGGCACGACCGCCACGCCGCCGCGCTGCCGCTGGCCCTCGCCCCGTACCTGCACGCGCGCGGCCACATCGAGGACGAGCTGGGGGTGCTCCGCAAGGCGGCCGCCGCCGCCCGCCGCCTCGGCGACCCCGCCCTGGAGGCCGCCGCCCTCACCGGCATGGCCGCCCCCTACGGCCACCTCGGCCGGGTCCGCGAGGGCCTGGAGTGCGCGCGGGAGGCGCTGGCCCTCACCGAGCGGGCCGGGGACCGGGTCGGGGCGGCGTTCTGCCTGGGCCGGATCGGCATGTTCCACAACGCGCTGGGCCGGTACGAGAGCGCCATCGACGCCCTCCACCGGGCCCTGGTCGTCCTCAGCCGCGCCGACGCGCACGACGAGGAGAGCGCCGTCCTCGCCGCCCTCGGCGAGGCGCAGGCCGCCCTCGGCCGGCACGCGGAGGCGCTCCAGACGAGCCGGCTCGTCGTCCTGCACGGCCGCCGGCACGGCGACGCGTACGGGGAGCTGACCGGCCTGCTCGGCGAGGCGTCCGCCTACGCGGGCGCGGGGCAGCTCGACATGGCCCTCGACCGGCTCGCCGAGGCGTCCGGGCTGGCCCGGCGTACGACGACCCCGGACGGCCACGCGCCCATCCTCGTCCAGTACGCCGACGTCTACCGCCGCCAGGGCCGCCACCGCGAGGCCCTCCAGGCCGGCCACACCGCGCTCCAGCTCCTGCGCCGGGTCCGCCGCCCCGCCCTGACGGCCGCCGTCCACAACGTGATCGGCACCGTCCACCGCGACCGCGGCGACTACGAGCGCGGCGAGGGCCACCACCAGGAGGCCCGCCGCCTCGCCCAGCGGGCCGGGCTGCGCCGCGAACTGGCCCTCGCCCTCGACGGCATCGCCCACGCCCGCGCCCACGGCGAGGACCCGCACGAGGCCAAGGAGCACGAGCCCAGGACCGACACGGCCCCCGCCCCCGCCCCCGCTCCGACGGGCTGCCCGGCCCGCTGA
- a CDS encoding ferredoxin, whose amino-acid sequence MSQEQETTRGRAHDPDGRAHDPADGRVREAAGEGATGAWRIEVDRLGCAGTGLCLGTAHGRMRLDGGRARPVDEVIDPDEAVLDAAETCPMEAITVRDAGTGEVLAPLR is encoded by the coding sequence ATGTCCCAGGAGCAGGAGACGACGCGCGGACGGGCGCACGACCCGGACGGCCGGGCGCACGACCCGGCGGACGGCCGGGTGCGGGAGGCGGCCGGGGAGGGGGCCACCGGTGCGTGGCGGATCGAGGTGGACCGCCTCGGCTGCGCGGGCACCGGCCTGTGCCTCGGCACCGCGCACGGCCGGATGCGGCTGGACGGGGGCCGGGCGCGCCCGGTGGACGAGGTGATCGACCCGGACGAGGCGGTGCTCGACGCTGCCGAGACCTGCCCCATGGAGGCGATCACCGTCCGGGACGCCGGGACGGGGGAGGTGCTGGCACCGCTGCGGTGA
- a CDS encoding dTDP-4-dehydrorhamnose 3,5-epimerase family protein — translation MRELRTAGAYLFVPRTLRDARGHVASPYREEDFRAVTGGPLFPVRQADHSRSLRGTVRGVHFTRTPPGAASYAHCSRGRALYVVVDVRVGSPTFGAWESLVLDADHPSGVYLPAGTGHAYVALEDTVITDLLSAPRAEEDVEAVSVHDPDLGLPIPDDPDLIMSERDRAAVTLAEAERRGILPRYAPAPAAERRPCARAARSGPAPVPPPVAP, via the coding sequence GTGCGTGAACTGCGGACCGCGGGGGCCTACCTGTTCGTCCCCCGGACGCTGCGCGACGCGCGCGGCCACGTCGCCTCCCCCTACCGGGAGGAGGACTTCCGCGCCGTGACCGGGGGCCCGCTGTTCCCCGTGCGGCAGGCGGACCACAGCCGGTCGCTGCGGGGCACCGTGCGCGGGGTGCACTTCACCCGCACCCCGCCGGGCGCCGCCTCGTACGCGCACTGCTCGCGGGGGCGCGCCCTGTACGTGGTGGTCGACGTCCGCGTCGGCTCACCGACCTTCGGCGCGTGGGAGTCCCTCGTGCTGGACGCCGACCACCCGAGCGGGGTGTACCTGCCCGCCGGGACGGGCCACGCGTACGTGGCCCTGGAGGACACCGTCATCACGGACCTGCTCTCCGCGCCCCGCGCGGAGGAGGACGTCGAGGCGGTGTCGGTGCACGACCCGGATCTGGGCCTGCCGATACCCGACGACCCGGATCTGATCATGTCGGAGCGCGACCGGGCGGCGGTGACGCTGGCCGAGGCGGAGCGCCGGGGCATCCTGCCCCGCTACGCCCCCGCGCCGGCGGCCGAGCGCCGGCCGTGCGCGCGGGCCGCCCGGAGCGGGCCCGCGCCGGTGCCGCCGCCGGTCGCCCCGTGA
- a CDS encoding nucleotide disphospho-sugar-binding domain-containing protein produces MRVLMTITPGTGHTYPMVPLSWALQSAGHEVLVASSGPGLALGEAGARVVDVAPGLSLDRMVGELARRHPEIAAKLLQEASGVPYLEVVGGAVAAALRLQPDMVEAVIRTAEEWRPDVVVHSPLFTPGMVAAAKLGVPAVQHGFGFVNPSAEMMGELHRDLFDAHGVSLPRTRATIDITPPSVLPTGEGMWPMGYVPYNGGGPLPKPLYELLTTRPEKPRVAVTLGSGPVPGEAAVILERIIDSAPKADAEFVVVLPRVDLEPFGTLPGNVRAFDWVPYGALLATCSAVVHHAGPGTALGAMYHGLPQVMPGFKGLGRPVVAKAVADRGLGVVVEPGDIGPELLESVAADPSVRRAAAEVRAEIAAMPAAHTVVGRLEELAAR; encoded by the coding sequence ATGCGCGTACTGATGACGATCACCCCGGGCACCGGCCACACCTATCCGATGGTGCCGCTCTCCTGGGCCCTGCAGTCGGCCGGCCACGAAGTGCTCGTGGCGTCCAGCGGGCCCGGCCTGGCCCTCGGCGAGGCGGGCGCCCGCGTCGTCGACGTGGCGCCCGGCCTCTCCCTGGACCGGATGGTCGGCGAACTGGCGCGAAGGCACCCGGAGATCGCCGCGAAGCTCCTCCAGGAGGCGTCCGGCGTGCCGTACCTGGAGGTCGTCGGCGGGGCCGTCGCCGCGGCGCTGCGGCTCCAGCCCGACATGGTCGAGGCCGTGATCCGCACGGCGGAGGAGTGGCGGCCCGACGTGGTCGTGCACTCCCCGCTGTTCACCCCCGGCATGGTCGCCGCCGCCAAGCTGGGCGTGCCCGCGGTGCAGCACGGCTTCGGCTTCGTGAACCCGTCCGCCGAGATGATGGGCGAGCTGCACCGGGACCTGTTCGACGCGCACGGCGTGTCCCTGCCGCGGACGCGGGCCACCATCGACATCACCCCGCCGAGCGTCCTGCCGACCGGTGAGGGCATGTGGCCGATGGGGTACGTCCCGTACAACGGCGGCGGCCCCCTGCCGAAGCCGCTCTACGAACTCCTCACCACCCGGCCGGAGAAGCCGCGCGTCGCGGTGACCCTCGGCAGCGGGCCCGTGCCCGGCGAGGCCGCCGTCATCCTGGAGCGGATCATCGACTCCGCGCCGAAGGCGGACGCCGAGTTCGTGGTCGTGCTGCCGCGCGTCGACCTGGAGCCGTTCGGCACGCTCCCCGGCAACGTCCGCGCCTTCGACTGGGTGCCGTACGGGGCGCTGCTGGCGACCTGCTCCGCGGTGGTCCACCACGCCGGTCCCGGTACGGCGCTGGGCGCCATGTACCACGGGCTGCCGCAGGTCATGCCGGGCTTCAAGGGGCTCGGCCGGCCGGTCGTCGCCAAGGCCGTCGCCGACCGGGGGCTGGGCGTCGTCGTGGAGCCGGGCGACATCGGTCCGGAGCTGCTGGAGTCGGTCGCCGCGGACCCGTCCGTACGGCGGGCCGCGGCGGAGGTCCGCGCGGAGATCGCCGCCATGCCGGCCGCGCACACGGTCGTCGGCCGGCTGGAGGAGCTGGCGGCGCGCTGA
- a CDS encoding FAD-dependent oxidoreductase, producing the protein MATSRTTCAIAGGGPAGLMLGMLLARAGVDTVVLEKHDDFLRDFRGDTVHASTHQLMDELNLGAAFRKLAHQRIERLQVVTDDGPFTLADFTRLPGRFPYITFLPQWDFLNFLLEEARRFPNFRFVKNAEVLGVTTAGRRVTGLRYKDADGEEQELRADLTVGTDGRRSAVRASAGMRPRVFGSKMDVLWFRLTKEDGDPGGMVGRLSDGQLFVRIERVGHWQAAIAVRKGGYEELRARGLDRFREQLAALTPFLAGRLEGDLRSWDDVKVLDVQIDRLDRWWRPGLLCLGDAAHTMSPIMGVGINLAVQDAVAAANVLARPLRDGTLADEHLARVQKRRMPPTAATQRVQRFLQTRFLEPWVRGEGKSTTPVVLRALKRVPPLQGGPARTMAIGLRPERPDPMLR; encoded by the coding sequence ATGGCAACCAGTCGGACCACGTGCGCCATCGCCGGCGGCGGCCCCGCGGGGCTGATGCTCGGCATGCTCCTGGCCAGGGCGGGCGTCGACACCGTCGTGCTGGAGAAGCACGACGACTTCCTGCGCGACTTCCGGGGCGACACCGTGCACGCCTCCACCCACCAGCTGATGGACGAGCTGAACCTGGGCGCGGCCTTCCGGAAGCTGGCCCACCAGCGCATCGAGCGCCTCCAGGTCGTCACCGACGACGGGCCGTTCACGCTGGCGGACTTCACCCGGCTGCCGGGCAGGTTCCCGTACATCACCTTCCTGCCGCAGTGGGACTTCCTCAACTTCCTGCTGGAGGAGGCCCGGCGCTTCCCGAACTTCAGGTTCGTGAAGAACGCCGAGGTCCTCGGGGTCACCACCGCCGGCCGCCGGGTCACCGGACTGCGCTACAAGGACGCCGACGGCGAGGAGCAGGAGCTGCGCGCGGACCTGACGGTCGGCACCGACGGGCGCCGTTCGGCGGTCCGCGCGAGCGCGGGCATGCGGCCCCGCGTCTTCGGTTCGAAGATGGACGTCCTGTGGTTCCGGCTGACCAAGGAGGACGGCGACCCGGGCGGCATGGTCGGGCGCCTCTCCGACGGGCAGCTCTTCGTCCGCATCGAGCGCGTCGGCCACTGGCAGGCCGCCATCGCCGTCCGCAAGGGCGGCTACGAGGAGCTGCGCGCCCGGGGCCTCGACCGCTTCCGGGAGCAGCTCGCCGCGCTCACCCCCTTCCTCGCCGGCCGCCTGGAGGGCGACCTGCGCAGCTGGGACGACGTCAAGGTGCTCGACGTGCAGATCGACCGGCTCGACCGGTGGTGGCGGCCCGGCCTGCTCTGCCTCGGCGACGCCGCCCACACCATGTCGCCCATCATGGGCGTCGGCATCAACCTGGCCGTCCAGGACGCCGTCGCCGCCGCCAACGTCCTCGCCCGCCCGCTGCGCGACGGCACCCTCGCCGACGAGCACCTGGCGCGGGTGCAGAAGCGGCGGATGCCCCCGACCGCCGCCACCCAGCGCGTCCAGCGCTTCCTGCAGACCAGGTTCCTGGAGCCGTGGGTGCGGGGCGAGGGGAAGTCGACCACGCCCGTGGTGCTGCGGGCGCTCAAGCGCGTCCCGCCGCTCCAGGGCGGACCGGCGCGGACCATGGCCATCGGGCTGCGCCCCGAGCGCCCCGACCCGATGCTGCGCTGA
- a CDS encoding cytochrome P450, with protein sequence MTVAQTAGAPKYPFGPVVGLDLHPRYAQLCRNEPVSRVTMPYGGEAWLLTGYHEIKEFLADPRFSSHAATAPDTARVTPLPLRPGNLLSMDPPDHGRIRKVVAHAFRPRIVSQLADRMRDLVASELDAMEEAGPPGDLVQRLAIPLPVRMIVELFGVPYEQRAEFRRYSDVFVATSAHTREEIDAARDGLEDFLRRLIATRRSSLSDDLVSVLIEALDAGELSEVEAVRTGIGVLMAGHETSLSMISNVSFLLLAQRELYASLCADPKLVDPAIEEMLRIIPLRSVGSFPRRATEDVVIGGVTIRAGDTVIFQRAQGDRDERVFEDPETIRFDRERNPHLGFGHGMHYCLGASLARAEIRVALEGLMGRFPSLRLAGTPEDVPWKPGLIARAPESLLVTW encoded by the coding sequence ATGACCGTCGCTCAGACCGCCGGGGCGCCGAAGTACCCCTTCGGACCCGTCGTCGGACTCGACCTGCACCCCCGGTACGCGCAGCTGTGCCGCAACGAACCGGTGTCGCGGGTGACGATGCCGTACGGCGGCGAGGCGTGGCTCCTGACCGGCTACCACGAGATCAAGGAGTTCCTCGCCGACCCCCGGTTCAGCTCCCACGCGGCCACGGCGCCCGACACGGCCCGCGTCACCCCGCTGCCGCTGCGCCCCGGCAACCTGCTGAGCATGGACCCGCCGGACCACGGCCGCATCCGCAAGGTCGTCGCCCACGCCTTCCGCCCGCGCATCGTCTCCCAGCTCGCCGACCGCATGCGCGACCTCGTCGCGTCCGAGCTGGACGCCATGGAGGAGGCCGGCCCGCCCGGCGACCTCGTACAGCGGCTCGCGATCCCGCTGCCCGTGCGGATGATCGTGGAGCTGTTCGGCGTCCCGTACGAGCAGCGCGCCGAGTTCCGCCGCTACTCGGACGTCTTCGTCGCCACCTCCGCCCACACCCGGGAGGAGATCGACGCGGCCCGCGACGGGCTGGAGGACTTCCTGCGCCGGCTCATCGCCACGCGCCGCTCCAGCCTCTCCGACGACCTGGTGTCCGTGCTGATCGAGGCGCTCGACGCCGGCGAGCTGTCGGAGGTCGAGGCGGTGCGGACCGGGATCGGCGTGCTCATGGCCGGGCACGAGACCTCGCTCAGCATGATCTCGAACGTCTCCTTCCTGCTGCTCGCCCAGCGCGAGCTGTACGCGTCGCTGTGCGCCGACCCGAAGCTGGTCGACCCCGCCATCGAGGAGATGCTGCGGATCATCCCGCTCCGCTCGGTCGGCAGCTTCCCGCGCCGCGCCACGGAGGACGTCGTCATCGGCGGCGTCACCATCCGCGCGGGCGACACCGTCATCTTCCAGCGCGCCCAGGGCGACCGCGACGAGCGGGTCTTCGAGGACCCCGAGACGATCCGCTTCGACCGGGAGCGCAACCCCCACCTCGGATTCGGCCACGGCATGCACTACTGCCTCGGCGCGAGCCTCGCCCGCGCCGAGATCAGGGTGGCACTGGAGGGACTCATGGGCAGGTTCCCCTCCCTCCGGCTCGCCGGGACCCCGGAGGACGTCCCGTGGAAGCCGGGCCTCATCGCGCGCGCCCCGGAGTCCCTCCTCGTCACCTGGTGA
- a CDS encoding ParB/RepB/Spo0J family partition protein produces the protein MSSADVDGIRPLSPMLSAATRTEVPVAVLLPADSPRTGGLDQDYVDSLAALGEELPPIVVHRPTRRVVDGMHRLAAARARGDRTIGAFLLDVPEHSLFAVSVSLNITHGKPLTHGDRLAAAGRILRENPALSDRYVASVTALSPRTVSRVRRSTDEVPQSNTRIGLDGKRRPADVAGVASGRQRAGRLMLERPDASLREIARAAGISLGTAHDVKKRLLLGRDPVPDGRGAPRTPDRLEPRVPAPRQAPRDTAAPRDSAELLDRLRKDPALRLSQSGRFLLRCFAVHDVDASVWARLAATIPPHSADGVSRLARECADMWLRFADRVDREARNGRSGQRSHTSA, from the coding sequence ATGAGTAGCGCAGACGTCGACGGCATACGGCCCTTATCGCCCATGCTCAGTGCGGCCACCCGGACCGAGGTCCCGGTCGCCGTGCTCCTGCCGGCCGACTCGCCGCGTACCGGCGGCCTCGACCAGGACTACGTCGACTCGCTCGCCGCCCTCGGCGAGGAGTTGCCGCCCATCGTCGTGCACCGCCCCACCCGGCGCGTCGTCGACGGCATGCACCGGCTCGCGGCGGCCCGCGCCCGCGGCGACCGCACGATCGGCGCCTTCCTGCTCGACGTGCCGGAGCACAGCCTCTTCGCGGTCTCCGTCAGCCTCAACATCACGCACGGCAAGCCCCTCACCCACGGCGACCGGCTGGCCGCGGCCGGCCGCATCCTGCGCGAGAACCCCGCGCTGTCCGACCGGTACGTCGCCTCGGTCACCGCCCTGTCGCCCCGCACCGTCTCCCGCGTACGGCGTTCAACCGACGAGGTTCCGCAGTCGAACACCCGCATCGGTTTGGACGGCAAGCGGCGCCCCGCCGACGTGGCGGGCGTCGCCAGCGGCCGGCAGCGCGCGGGCCGGCTCATGCTGGAGCGGCCCGACGCCAGCCTCCGCGAGATCGCCCGCGCCGCCGGGATCTCCCTGGGCACCGCGCACGACGTGAAGAAGCGCCTGCTGCTGGGCCGCGACCCGGTGCCGGACGGGCGCGGCGCGCCCCGCACGCCCGACCGCCTGGAGCCGCGCGTGCCCGCGCCCCGGCAGGCCCCCCGCGACACGGCCGCGCCCCGCGACTCCGCGGAACTGCTGGACCGGCTGCGCAAGGACCCGGCGCTGCGGCTCTCCCAGTCCGGCCGCTTCCTGCTGCGCTGCTTCGCCGTCCACGACGTCGACGCCTCCGTGTGGGCGCGGCTCGCCGCGACGATCCCGCCGCACTCCGCCGACGGCGTCAGCAGGCTGGCCCGCGAGTGTGCCGACATGTGGCTCCGCTTCGCCGACCGCGTCGACCGCGAGGCCCGCAACGGCCGCTCCGGGCAGCGCTCCCACACCAGCGCCTGA
- a CDS encoding ABC transporter permease produces the protein MSPVTTGGGAPHADEAVPVAPQTLAGLLRTGERPARPGPLAASAAFGWRAMLKIKHVPEQLFDVTVLPVMLVLMFTHLFGGALAGSPREYIQYLLPGVMVMSVAMTTMYTGIAINKDIERGVFDRFRTLPIWRPATIVGYLLGDVLRYSIASVVMLAAGLAIGYRPDGGVAGVLAGILLLIVFAFAFSWIGTMFGLLVRDEKTVMGASMMVVFPLNFLSDIFVDPGTMPEWLQRLVEHNPITRVASAVRGLMDGGWPGTEVAWTLGWSAALVAVFGSLTVRLYNRR, from the coding sequence ATGAGCCCCGTGACGACCGGCGGGGGCGCCCCGCACGCCGACGAGGCGGTGCCCGTCGCGCCGCAGACCCTCGCCGGACTCCTCCGCACCGGGGAGCGGCCCGCCAGGCCCGGCCCCCTCGCCGCGTCGGCGGCCTTCGGCTGGCGGGCCATGCTGAAGATCAAGCACGTGCCGGAGCAGCTCTTCGACGTGACCGTGCTCCCGGTGATGCTGGTGCTGATGTTCACGCACCTCTTCGGCGGCGCGCTGGCCGGCTCGCCCCGCGAGTACATCCAGTACCTGCTGCCCGGCGTGATGGTGATGTCGGTGGCGATGACCACCATGTACACGGGCATCGCCATCAACAAGGACATCGAGCGGGGCGTCTTCGACCGCTTCCGGACCCTGCCGATCTGGCGCCCGGCGACGATCGTCGGCTACCTCCTCGGGGACGTCCTGCGGTACTCGATCGCCTCCGTGGTGATGCTCGCCGCGGGGCTGGCCATCGGCTACCGCCCGGACGGCGGCGTCGCCGGGGTCCTCGCCGGCATCCTGCTGCTCATCGTCTTCGCCTTCGCCTTCTCGTGGATCGGGACGATGTTCGGCCTGCTCGTGCGGGACGAGAAGACCGTGATGGGCGCCTCGATGATGGTCGTCTTCCCGCTGAACTTCCTCAGCGACATCTTCGTCGACCCCGGCACGATGCCCGAATGGCTGCAACGGCTGGTCGAGCACAACCCGATCACCCGGGTCGCCTCGGCGGTGCGCGGCCTCATGGACGGAGGCTGGCCGGGGACCGAGGTGGCGTGGACACTGGGCTGGTCGGCCGCGCTCGTCGCCGTCTTCGGCAGCCTGACCGTGCGCCTCTACAACCGCAGGTGA
- a CDS encoding ATP-binding cassette domain-containing protein, which translates to MADRTRAPLSGPAIEAAGLVKTFGGDRAVDGVDLTVQAGTVYGVLGPNGAGKTTTVKMLATLLRPDGGHARIFGHDVVREADTVRGLVSLTGQYASLDEDLTGQENLVLLGRLTGLPKRAAKERAGRMLEAFALVDAAGRQVRNYSGGMRRRLDIAASILSTPALLFLDEPTTGLDPRSRNQVWEVVRAIVELGTTVLLTTQYLDEADQLASRIAVIDKGRVIAEGTKGELKASVGAGSVHLRLRDPGQRAEAERVLALHLAAEVQLDPDPVALTARVGDADGDRGAAERASRALAELARRGITVDTFALGQPSLDEVFLALTDRRADAATASPGTKEGAAA; encoded by the coding sequence GTGGCTGACCGGACCCGCGCCCCGCTCTCCGGCCCCGCCATCGAGGCGGCCGGCCTGGTCAAGACCTTCGGCGGCGACCGGGCCGTCGACGGCGTCGACCTGACCGTCCAGGCCGGGACCGTGTACGGCGTCCTCGGGCCGAACGGCGCCGGGAAGACCACCACCGTCAAGATGCTCGCCACGCTCCTGCGGCCCGACGGCGGCCACGCCCGGATCTTCGGGCACGACGTCGTGCGGGAGGCCGACACCGTCCGCGGCCTCGTCAGCCTCACCGGTCAGTACGCCTCGCTCGACGAGGACCTGACGGGCCAGGAGAACCTGGTCCTGCTGGGCCGGCTGACCGGCCTGCCGAAGCGGGCGGCGAAGGAGCGCGCCGGGCGGATGCTGGAGGCGTTCGCCCTGGTCGACGCCGCCGGCCGGCAGGTGCGGAACTACTCGGGCGGCATGCGGCGGCGCCTGGACATCGCCGCGTCCATCCTCAGCACGCCCGCCCTGCTCTTCCTGGACGAGCCGACGACCGGCCTCGACCCGCGCTCCCGCAACCAGGTCTGGGAGGTCGTCCGCGCCATCGTCGAGCTGGGCACCACCGTGCTGCTGACCACCCAGTACCTGGACGAGGCCGACCAGCTGGCCTCCCGGATCGCCGTCATCGACAAGGGCCGGGTCATCGCGGAGGGCACCAAGGGCGAGCTGAAGGCGTCCGTCGGCGCCGGCTCCGTCCACCTGCGGCTGCGCGACCCCGGCCAGCGGGCCGAGGCCGAGCGGGTCCTCGCCCTCCACCTCGCCGCCGAGGTGCAGCTCGACCCCGACCCGGTGGCGCTGACCGCCCGCGTCGGCGACGCCGACGGCGACCGCGGCGCCGCCGAGCGCGCCTCGCGGGCGCTGGCCGAACTGGCCCGGCGGGGCATCACCGTCGACACCTTCGCGCTGGGCCAGCCCAGCCTGGACGAGGTGTTCCTCGCGCTGACCGACCGGAGGGCGGACGCCGCGACCGCGTCCCCCGGGACGAAGGAGGGGGCCGCCGCATGA